From a single Kitasatospora azatica KCTC 9699 genomic region:
- a CDS encoding DUF397 domain-containing protein, with amino-acid sequence MHHTYNGMAATDLDGVVWQKSRHSNSKGNCVELAALPDGAVAMRNSRFPDGPALIYTRDEIAALLLGVKDGEFDHLAG; translated from the coding sequence ATGCACCACACGTACAACGGCATGGCGGCGACGGACCTCGATGGCGTGGTCTGGCAGAAGAGTCGGCACAGCAACTCCAAGGGGAACTGCGTGGAGCTCGCCGCCCTCCCGGACGGCGCGGTCGCGATGCGCAACTCGCGGTTCCCGGACGGTCCGGCGCTGATCTACACACGCGACGAGATAGCAGCGCTGCTGCTCGGCGTGAAGGACGGGGAGTTCGACCACCTGGCGGGCTGA
- a CDS encoding permease — translation MAQTSQQHEPKQPAPAVRVDRRRRLLFGGIGLAVLVGLDFLYAATVPRWWSQRVGDAVDGKLSSGLLLGLLTGITCTLLPLLVLWFGLRRGQPWKVRAAWITGALVIASPNLWTLGVVVGNGSGAHAGQRTMDVNAPWFRGASLLGALIGAAVFGALLRYTRRRRAPGPAPR, via the coding sequence GGTCCGAGTGGACCGCCGGCGCCGACTGCTGTTCGGCGGCATCGGCCTGGCCGTGCTGGTCGGCCTCGACTTCCTGTACGCCGCGACGGTGCCGCGCTGGTGGTCCCAGCGGGTCGGCGACGCGGTGGACGGCAAACTCTCCAGCGGCCTGCTGCTGGGCCTGCTGACCGGCATCACCTGCACCCTGCTGCCGCTGCTGGTGCTCTGGTTCGGGCTGCGCCGGGGACAGCCCTGGAAGGTCCGCGCGGCCTGGATCACCGGCGCCCTGGTGATCGCCTCACCGAACCTGTGGACGCTCGGCGTGGTGGTCGGCAACGGCAGCGGCGCGCACGCGGGGCAGCGCACCATGGACGTCAACGCCCCCTGGTTCCGCGGCGCCTCGCTGCTCGGGGCGCTGATCGGAGCGGCGGTCTTCGGCGCGCTGCTCCGGTACACCCGCCGACGCCGCGCACCCGGGCCCGCGCCACGCTGA
- a CDS encoding ATP-binding protein, whose amino-acid sequence MGTGTALAVDPDVMTCTLAPRYDAVKTARDFTRTTLQRWGLGDLFDDVALVASELVTNALRHAIGQPTAADLPGAAGRQPFPVQAGPLHNGESRLPIRISLVHRAPQLVCAVSDPSSIGPVTREADFVAESGRGLHLVDSFSHSWGWHPLASGAGKVVWALFQAEDVPHHGSSLVVDSASAGRHRRSA is encoded by the coding sequence ATGGGCACCGGTACGGCCCTGGCCGTCGATCCTGACGTCATGACGTGTACGCTCGCTCCCCGCTATGACGCGGTGAAGACCGCTCGCGACTTCACCCGAACCACCCTGCAGCGCTGGGGGCTCGGTGACCTCTTCGACGATGTTGCCCTGGTGGCCTCGGAGTTGGTGACCAATGCGCTGCGCCACGCGATAGGCCAGCCCACCGCGGCCGATCTGCCCGGCGCCGCCGGGCGCCAGCCCTTCCCGGTCCAGGCCGGACCGCTCCACAACGGTGAGAGCCGACTGCCGATCCGGATCAGCCTGGTCCACCGGGCCCCCCAACTCGTCTGCGCCGTCAGCGATCCGAGCAGCATCGGCCCGGTCACCCGGGAGGCCGACTTCGTCGCCGAGTCCGGACGCGGACTGCACCTGGTGGACTCCTTCAGCCACTCCTGGGGCTGGCATCCGCTCGCCTCCGGGGCCGGCAAGGTGGTCTGGGCCCTGTTCCAGGCCGAGGACGTGCCGCATCACGGCTCCTCGCTGGTGGTTGACAGTGCGTCAGCCGGGCGCCACCGGCGCTCCGCCTAG
- a CDS encoding transglycosylase family protein gives MLPTTATDRPSRTAKRVIAATGLIGLGLTLPCVTATTASAAPVSVWDKVAACESSGNWSINTGNGFYGGLQFTSSTWAAYGGTQYAPRADLATKDQQIATAEKVLADQGPGAWPVCSIQAGLTRGGAAPTVDTSAAAKSQPAQTPQPAQTPKAAQTPKADQGSAQSHSGHRGASQDATAAAPQPTTTTVNESYTVASGDWLSKIAQNHNVDGGWQKLYELNKSVLTQGPNLIYPGQHLTLGTKTVVTPAPATQSSDKSSDNDAASAPATPAVRTTSAQTTTATTASAQTATGAFAKAITFAESQVGQAYIWGGTGNGGWDCSGLTQAAMAKAGVSIPRVAADQAAASTRVSLSNVQPGDLLFWSNNGSASGVYHVALYIGNGKYVEAANPSAGVKYETIANYTPDFAGRV, from the coding sequence ATGCTGCCCACCACTGCCACGGACCGCCCGTCCCGCACCGCCAAGCGCGTCATCGCCGCGACCGGCCTGATCGGCCTGGGCCTGACCCTGCCGTGCGTCACCGCCACCACCGCCTCCGCCGCGCCGGTCTCGGTGTGGGACAAGGTCGCCGCCTGCGAGAGCAGCGGCAACTGGTCGATCAACACCGGCAACGGCTTCTACGGCGGCCTGCAGTTCACCTCCTCCACCTGGGCGGCCTACGGCGGCACCCAGTACGCCCCGCGCGCCGACCTGGCCACCAAGGACCAGCAGATCGCGACCGCCGAGAAGGTGCTCGCCGACCAGGGCCCCGGCGCCTGGCCGGTCTGCTCCATCCAGGCGGGCCTGACCCGCGGTGGCGCGGCCCCGACCGTGGACACCAGCGCCGCGGCGAAGAGCCAGCCCGCGCAGACCCCGCAGCCCGCGCAGACCCCGAAGGCCGCGCAGACCCCGAAGGCCGACCAGGGCAGCGCCCAGAGCCACTCCGGCCACCGCGGCGCCTCCCAGGACGCCACCGCGGCCGCACCGCAGCCGACCACCACCACGGTCAACGAGAGCTACACCGTGGCCTCCGGTGACTGGCTGTCCAAGATCGCCCAGAACCACAACGTGGACGGCGGCTGGCAGAAGCTCTACGAGCTCAACAAGTCGGTCCTGACCCAGGGTCCGAACCTGATCTACCCGGGTCAGCACCTCACCCTGGGCACCAAGACCGTGGTCACCCCGGCCCCGGCCACCCAGAGCAGCGACAAGTCCTCGGACAACGACGCCGCCAGCGCCCCGGCCACCCCGGCCGTGCGCACCACCAGCGCCCAGACCACCACCGCCACCACCGCCAGCGCGCAGACCGCCACCGGCGCCTTCGCCAAGGCGATCACCTTCGCCGAGTCCCAGGTCGGCCAGGCCTACATCTGGGGCGGCACCGGTAACGGCGGCTGGGACTGCTCCGGCCTGACCCAGGCCGCGATGGCCAAGGCCGGCGTCTCCATCCCGCGCGTCGCCGCCGACCAGGCCGCCGCCAGCACCCGGGTCTCGCTGAGCAACGTTCAGCCCGGCGACCTGCTCTTCTGGTCGAACAACGGCAGCGCCTCCGGCGTCTACCACGTCGCCCTGTACATCGGTAACGGCAAGTACGTCGAGGCCGCCAACCCGAGCGCGGGCGTGAAGTACGAGACCATCGCCAACTACACCCCGGACTTCGCCGGCCGGGTCTGA